One part of the Mycobacterium marinum genome encodes these proteins:
- a CDS encoding glutaredoxin family protein, translating to MTQPTHRRQVELLTRDGCAICLRVHAQLAELAGELDFDLVSTDVDVAASAGNAQLRAEFGDRLPVILLDGREHSYWEVDEPRLRADLAS from the coding sequence ATGACACAGCCAACACATCGCCGGCAGGTGGAGCTATTGACCCGCGATGGTTGCGCGATCTGCTTGCGAGTGCACGCGCAGTTGGCCGAGTTGGCCGGTGAGCTCGACTTTGACCTGGTCAGCACCGATGTCGACGTCGCCGCGTCGGCCGGCAACGCACAATTGCGGGCCGAGTTCGGCGACCGGCTGCCGGTGATTCTGCTGGATGGGCGCGAGCACAGCTACTGGGAAGTCGACGAACCCCGGCTGCGGGCTGACCTGGCCAGCTGA
- a CDS encoding RND family transporter: MSDGHTAPASKPPFVPRTIRRFAVLVLLLWLAYTAIVNLAVPQLEVVGKAHSVSMSPSDAESIQAIRHVGQVFGEFDSDNAVTIVLESDQKLGDEAHHFYSELMKRLKADPRHVAHIQDFWGDPLTAAGSQSADDKAAYVVVYIVGKNETEAYASVHAVRHIVDNTPAPPGLKAYVTGPSALNADQAEAGDKSIAKVTAITSVVIAVMLLFIYRSVVTAFLVLIMVGIDLGAIRGTIAFLANHNIFNLSTFATNLLVLLAIAASTDYAIFMLGRYHEARYAGEDRETAFYTMFHGTAHVILGSGLTIAGAMYCLSFARLPYFQTLAAPCAIGMLVAVFAALTLGPAVLAVGSAFKLFDPKRRVNTRRWRRVGTAIVRWPGPVLAATCLVASIGLLALPSYKTTYDLRKFMPSSMPSNVGDAAAGRHFSRARLNPEVLMVETNHDMRNPVDMLVLDKVAKNIYHSPGIEQVKSITRPLGTTIKHTSIPFIISMQGVSSTENMQFMKARMDDMLIQVQAMNVTIDTMHTMYQLMGEVIDNTVDMDHLTHDMSNITDGLRDRLANFEDFFRPIRSYFYWEKHCFDVPLCWSIRQIFDMFDSVDQLSEKLEYLVKDMDMLITLLPKMRAQIPPMINTMTIMRDMLLVWHGTLQSFYEQQDSGSKDPGAMGRVFDAAQIDDSFYLPESAFKNPDFQRGLKMFLSKDGKAARFIIALDGDPATSAGISRVASIKQEAREAIKGTPLQGAAIYLGGTAATFKDISEGATFDLLIAGVAAISLIVIIMMLITRSVVAAAVIVGTVLLSMGSSFGLSVLVWEDILGIELYWMVLAMSVILLLAVGSDYNLLLISRLKEEIGAGLNTGIIRAMAGTGGVVTAAGMVFAVTMSLFVFSDLRIIGQIGTTIGLGLLFDTLIVRSFMTPSIAALLGRWFWWPQRVRPRPASQMLRPSGPRSLVRALLLSPENKSPEGHRLPEPGAPGTPNSSDVTVAGRAPIQPSGELPH; encoded by the coding sequence ATGAGCGACGGGCACACCGCACCGGCGTCAAAGCCTCCGTTTGTGCCACGGACAATCCGCCGGTTTGCGGTGCTGGTGCTGTTGTTGTGGCTGGCCTACACCGCCATCGTCAACCTCGCCGTTCCGCAGTTGGAGGTGGTGGGGAAGGCGCATTCGGTATCGATGAGTCCCAGCGACGCCGAGTCCATTCAGGCGATCAGACATGTCGGTCAGGTGTTTGGTGAGTTTGACTCCGACAATGCGGTCACGATCGTGCTGGAAAGCGACCAGAAACTCGGCGACGAGGCGCACCATTTTTATAGCGAGCTGATGAAGAGGCTCAAGGCCGATCCCCGCCACGTCGCGCACATCCAAGATTTTTGGGGCGACCCGTTGACGGCGGCCGGATCGCAAAGCGCGGACGACAAAGCGGCCTATGTCGTGGTGTACATCGTCGGCAAGAACGAGACGGAGGCCTACGCCTCGGTCCATGCGGTGCGCCATATCGTGGACAACACTCCGGCGCCACCGGGCCTCAAGGCCTATGTGACCGGGCCGTCGGCCCTCAATGCAGATCAGGCCGAGGCTGGGGACAAAAGTATCGCCAAAGTGACCGCGATCACCAGCGTGGTGATCGCGGTGATGCTGCTTTTTATCTACCGTTCCGTGGTCACCGCATTTCTCGTGCTGATCATGGTGGGAATTGACCTCGGTGCAATTCGCGGAACCATCGCTTTTCTCGCCAACCACAACATTTTCAATCTCTCCACCTTTGCGACCAATCTGCTGGTGCTCCTGGCCATCGCGGCCAGCACCGACTACGCGATATTCATGCTCGGGCGCTATCACGAAGCGCGCTATGCCGGCGAGGACCGAGAAACCGCCTTCTACACGATGTTCCACGGGACCGCGCACGTGATCCTGGGCTCCGGTTTGACCATTGCCGGCGCGATGTACTGCCTCAGCTTCGCCCGGCTCCCATATTTTCAAACGCTCGCCGCGCCATGCGCTATCGGCATGCTCGTCGCCGTCTTTGCGGCGCTCACGCTGGGACCCGCCGTGCTGGCGGTCGGTAGCGCCTTCAAGCTTTTCGACCCCAAACGCCGCGTCAACACGCGGCGCTGGCGCCGGGTCGGAACCGCGATTGTGCGCTGGCCTGGACCGGTTCTGGCGGCAACCTGCCTGGTCGCCTCTATCGGCCTGCTTGCCCTGCCCAGTTACAAGACAACGTATGACCTGCGCAAATTCATGCCATCAAGCATGCCGTCCAATGTCGGGGATGCGGCCGCCGGCCGGCACTTTTCACGGGCTCGGCTGAACCCCGAGGTGCTGATGGTCGAAACCAATCACGACATGCGTAATCCGGTCGACATGCTGGTGTTGGACAAAGTTGCCAAGAACATCTACCACAGTCCAGGAATCGAACAAGTCAAATCGATCACCCGGCCATTGGGTACGACCATCAAGCACACTTCGATACCGTTCATCATCAGCATGCAGGGCGTTTCCAGCACCGAGAACATGCAGTTCATGAAAGCGCGAATGGATGACATGTTGATCCAGGTGCAGGCGATGAACGTCACCATCGACACCATGCACACCATGTATCAGCTCATGGGCGAGGTTATCGACAACACCGTCGACATGGATCATCTCACGCATGACATGTCGAATATCACCGACGGTTTACGGGATCGCCTAGCGAATTTCGAAGATTTCTTCCGTCCTATTCGCAGCTACTTCTACTGGGAAAAGCATTGCTTCGATGTCCCGTTGTGCTGGTCGATAAGGCAGATATTCGACATGTTCGACAGCGTCGATCAGCTGAGTGAAAAGCTGGAATATCTGGTCAAAGACATGGACATGCTGATCACGCTGCTACCCAAGATGCGTGCGCAGATTCCGCCGATGATCAACACCATGACGATCATGCGCGACATGCTGCTCGTCTGGCACGGCACACTGCAGTCGTTCTACGAGCAACAGGACTCGGGCAGCAAGGATCCCGGCGCAATGGGGCGGGTGTTCGACGCGGCCCAAATCGATGATTCGTTCTATCTGCCGGAGTCGGCTTTCAAGAATCCGGATTTCCAACGTGGTCTGAAGATGTTCCTGTCCAAGGACGGCAAGGCGGCGCGGTTCATCATCGCGCTCGACGGCGACCCCGCGACGTCAGCGGGCATCTCGCGCGTCGCGTCGATCAAGCAGGAGGCGCGCGAGGCGATCAAGGGCACCCCGTTGCAGGGTGCGGCGATCTATTTGGGCGGCACCGCGGCGACGTTCAAGGACATCAGCGAGGGCGCGACCTTCGATTTGCTGATTGCCGGCGTGGCCGCGATCAGCTTGATCGTGATCATCATGATGCTGATCACCCGAAGCGTGGTGGCCGCCGCGGTGATCGTCGGGACCGTGCTGCTTTCCATGGGGTCTTCGTTCGGCCTATCCGTGCTGGTCTGGGAGGACATCCTCGGCATTGAGCTGTACTGGATGGTGCTGGCGATGTCGGTGATCCTGCTCCTGGCGGTGGGATCGGACTACAACCTGCTGCTGATCTCCCGGCTCAAAGAGGAGATCGGCGCCGGCCTCAATACCGGGATCATTCGTGCCATGGCCGGTACCGGAGGCGTGGTGACAGCCGCCGGAATGGTGTTTGCTGTGACGATGTCGCTGTTCGTGTTCAGTGACTTGCGGATCATCGGGCAGATCGGCACCACCATCGGATTGGGCCTGCTGTTCGACACGCTGATCGTGCGCTCGTTCATGACGCCGTCCATCGCGGCGTTGCTGGGCCGTTGGTTCTGGTGGCCGCAACGAGTTCGCCCGCGCCCGGCCAGCCAAATGCTGCGGCCGTCGGGACCCCGCAGTCTGGTTCGTGCGCTCTTGCTGTCGCCGGAGAACAAGTCGCCAGAGGGCCATCGCCTTCCCGAACCTGGTGCCCCGGGCACGCCGAACAGCAGCGATGTCACCGTCGCCGGACGTGCGCCAATTCAGCCGTCAGGTGAGCTGCCACACTGA
- the hemB gene encoding porphobilinogen synthase produces MGAYPRQRPRRLRSTAAMRRLVAQTSLEPRHLVLPMFVADGIEEPRPIASMPGVMQHTRDSLRSAAADAVSAGVGGLMLFGVPRDTSKDPVGSAGTDPDGILNAALRDLAKDLGDATVLMADTCLDEFTDHGHCGVLDDRGRVDNDATVARYVELAVAQAQAGAHVVGPSGMMDGQVGAIRDGLDEAGYADVVILAYAAKFASAFYGPFREAVSCSLSGDRRTYQQEPGNMREALREVELDLDEGADIVMIKPALGYLDVVAAAADISPVPVAAYQVSGEYAMICAAAANSWIDQRAAALESLTSIRRAGADIVLTYWAADAASWLS; encoded by the coding sequence ATGGGCGCCTACCCGCGGCAGCGGCCGCGCCGGCTCCGCTCGACCGCGGCGATGCGCCGCTTGGTAGCGCAAACCTCCTTGGAGCCAAGGCATTTGGTGCTGCCGATGTTCGTCGCCGACGGTATCGAAGAACCGCGCCCGATCGCGTCGATGCCGGGGGTGATGCAACACACCCGCGATTCGCTGCGCAGCGCCGCCGCGGACGCCGTTTCCGCCGGAGTGGGCGGCCTGATGTTGTTCGGGGTGCCCCGTGACACGTCGAAGGACCCAGTCGGCTCGGCCGGTACCGATCCTGACGGCATTCTCAACGCGGCCCTGCGCGACTTGGCCAAGGATCTCGGGGACGCGACGGTGCTGATGGCCGACACCTGCCTGGACGAGTTCACCGACCACGGGCACTGCGGGGTGCTCGATGACCGGGGCCGTGTCGACAACGACGCGACCGTGGCCCGCTACGTCGAATTGGCGGTCGCGCAGGCGCAGGCCGGCGCCCATGTGGTGGGACCGAGCGGGATGATGGACGGCCAGGTGGGTGCGATCCGCGACGGGCTGGACGAGGCCGGCTACGCCGACGTGGTGATTTTGGCCTACGCGGCCAAGTTCGCCTCGGCGTTCTATGGCCCCTTCCGAGAAGCGGTGAGCTGCAGCCTGTCCGGGGATCGGCGCACCTACCAGCAGGAACCGGGCAACATGCGGGAGGCGCTGCGCGAGGTCGAGCTGGATCTGGACGAAGGTGCCGACATCGTGATGATCAAACCCGCTTTGGGGTATCTGGACGTCGTCGCCGCGGCCGCAGACATTTCCCCGGTGCCGGTGGCCGCCTATCAGGTCTCGGGGGAGTACGCGATGATTTGTGCGGCGGCGGCCAACAGCTGGATCGACCAGCGGGCCGCGGCCCTGGAGTCGCTGACCAGCATCCGGCGTGCCGGGGCCGATATCGTGCTCACCTATTGGGCCGCCGATGCAGCGAGTTGGCTGTCGTGA
- a CDS encoding glutamyl-tRNA reductase: MSILLFGVSHRSAPVSVLEQLSIDESEQVKIVDRVLQSPLVTEAMVLSTCNRVEVYAVVEAFHGGLSAIGQVLSDHSGMSMGELTKHAYVRYSEAAVEHLFAVASGLDSAVVGEQQVLGQVRRSYSAAEANRTVGRVLHELAQRALSVGKRVHSETSIDAAGASVVSVALGIAERKLGGLGAKTAVVIGAGSMGALSSAHLTRAGIGKVHVLNRSLARAQRLAGKIRQSGVLAEARTLDRLAEVLTDADVVVSCTGAVAPVVSLADVHHALATARRDETTRPLVICDLGMPRDVDPAVAGLPGVWLIDVERVQREPSAHAASADVAAARHIVAAEVAGYLAGQRMAEVTPTVTALRQRAADVVEAELLRLDNRLPGLDSAERDEVARTVRRVVDKLLHAPTVRIKQLASAPGGDSYAEALRELFQLDQTAVDAVATAGELPFFSSGLDAGAGPQGADGPSAGPTPSAPNPSAE; the protein is encoded by the coding sequence GTGAGCATCTTGCTCTTCGGGGTTTCGCACCGTAGTGCGCCGGTCTCCGTCCTGGAACAACTCAGCATCGACGAGTCCGAGCAAGTCAAAATCGTCGACCGGGTGCTGCAGTCGCCGCTGGTCACCGAGGCCATGGTGCTGTCGACGTGCAACCGCGTCGAGGTATACGCCGTTGTCGAGGCGTTCCACGGCGGTTTGTCGGCGATTGGACAGGTGCTCTCCGATCACTCCGGTATGTCGATGGGGGAGCTGACCAAACACGCTTACGTGCGCTATAGCGAGGCGGCCGTCGAGCACCTGTTCGCGGTGGCCAGCGGACTGGATTCGGCGGTGGTCGGCGAGCAGCAGGTGCTCGGCCAGGTGCGCCGTTCGTACTCCGCCGCCGAGGCCAACCGCACCGTCGGCCGGGTGCTGCACGAGCTGGCCCAGCGCGCGCTGTCGGTGGGCAAACGGGTGCACTCGGAGACCTCGATCGACGCCGCGGGTGCCTCGGTGGTGTCGGTCGCGCTGGGCATCGCCGAACGCAAGCTGGGCGGTTTGGGCGCCAAGACCGCCGTGGTCATCGGAGCGGGGTCGATGGGGGCGCTCTCCAGCGCACATCTGACCCGGGCCGGCATCGGCAAAGTCCACGTGCTGAACCGTTCGCTGGCCCGTGCACAGCGGCTGGCCGGCAAGATCAGGCAGTCGGGCGTGCTCGCCGAAGCCCGGACACTGGACCGGCTGGCCGAAGTGCTGACCGACGCAGATGTGGTGGTCAGTTGCACCGGGGCGGTGGCTCCGGTGGTTTCCCTGGCCGACGTGCACCACGCGCTGGCCACCGCACGCCGCGACGAGACGACCCGGCCCCTGGTCATCTGTGATCTGGGGATGCCCCGCGATGTCGACCCGGCCGTGGCCGGGCTGCCCGGTGTCTGGCTGATCGACGTGGAGCGGGTGCAACGCGAACCGTCGGCCCATGCCGCTTCCGCCGACGTTGCTGCGGCCCGCCACATTGTCGCGGCCGAAGTCGCCGGCTATCTGGCGGGGCAGCGGATGGCCGAAGTCACTCCGACCGTTACGGCGCTGCGCCAGCGTGCCGCGGACGTGGTCGAGGCGGAATTGTTGCGCCTGGACAACCGGCTGCCGGGGCTGGACAGCGCCGAACGCGACGAGGTGGCCCGCACGGTGCGACGGGTGGTCGACAAGCTGCTGCACGCGCCGACGGTGCGGATCAAACAACTGGCCAGTGCCCCTGGTGGCGACAGCTATGCCGAGGCATTGCGCGAGCTGTTCCAACTGGACCAGACCGCCGTCGACGCCGTAGCGACCGCCGGCGAATTGCCCTTCTTTTCAAGCGGATTGGATGCCGGAGCCGGCCCGCAGGGCGCTGATGGCCCGTCGGCCGGCCCGACCCCGTCTGCCCCCAACCCTTCCGCCGAGTAG
- the hemC gene encoding hydroxymethylbilane synthase yields MIRIGTRGSLLATTQAATVRDALIANGHAAELVTISTLGDRSSAPIETLGVGVFTTALREAIEDGRVDAAVHSHKDLPTAQDPRFTIAAIPPRQDPRDAVVARDGLVLGELPVGSLVGTSSPRRAAQLRALGLGLEIRPLRGNLDTRLNRVSNGDLDAIVVARAGLARLGRLDDVTETLEPVQMLPAPAQGALAIECRAGDSRLTTVLAELDDADTRAAVTAERALLAELEAGCSAPVGAIAEVVESIDEEGRVFEELSLRGCVAALDGSDVIRASGIGTSGRARELGLAVAAELFELGARELMWGEGNSPQGS; encoded by the coding sequence GTGATCCGGATAGGCACCCGGGGCAGCCTGCTGGCCACCACCCAGGCTGCGACCGTTAGAGACGCTCTCATCGCCAATGGCCATGCCGCCGAGCTGGTCACCATAAGCACGCTCGGCGATCGATCCTCGGCGCCGATCGAAACTCTCGGTGTGGGGGTTTTCACCACCGCGCTGCGCGAGGCTATCGAGGACGGCCGCGTCGACGCCGCTGTGCACTCGCACAAAGATTTGCCAACCGCCCAGGACCCCAGGTTCACCATTGCGGCCATTCCGCCACGACAGGACCCCCGCGACGCAGTTGTCGCCCGCGACGGGCTGGTGCTCGGGGAATTGCCGGTCGGTTCGCTGGTGGGAACCTCGTCGCCGCGGCGGGCCGCGCAGCTTAGAGCATTGGGTCTCGGTTTGGAAATCCGCCCCCTAAGAGGCAACCTAGATACCAGGTTGAACAGGGTAAGTAATGGTGATCTTGACGCCATCGTGGTGGCTCGGGCCGGGCTGGCCCGGCTGGGCCGTCTCGACGACGTCACCGAGACGCTGGAGCCGGTACAGATGTTGCCAGCGCCTGCTCAAGGTGCGCTCGCGATCGAATGTCGAGCCGGCGATAGTCGGCTGACAACAGTGTTGGCGGAGTTGGACGACGCCGACACGCGGGCAGCGGTCACCGCCGAGCGAGCCCTGCTCGCCGAACTGGAGGCTGGTTGCTCCGCGCCGGTGGGTGCGATCGCTGAGGTGGTCGAGTCCATCGACGAGGAGGGACGGGTTTTCGAAGAGCTGTCGCTACGCGGCTGCGTGGCGGCACTGGACGGATCCGACGTGATCCGCGCGTCCGGAATCGGCACTTCCGGTCGGGCACGGGAGCTTGGGCTCGCCGTTGCCGCGGAGCTGTTCGAGCTGGGCGCTCGAGAGCTGATGTGGGGAGAGGGCAATTCCCCGCAAGGAAGTTGA
- a CDS encoding uroporphyrinogen-III synthase translates to MTRGRKPRPGRITYVGSGPGDPGLLTTRAAAVLANAALVFTDPDVPESVLALIGNDLPPVSGPAPATAVADNADAATGGPAEGESDQAVSAVVSSGPDIRPALGDPTEVAKTLTAEARSGADVVRLVAGDPMSVDAVIAEVNAITRSHLQIEILPGLAATSAVPTYAGLPLGSAHTVADVRGDVDWEALAAAPGPLILQATASHLADAARTLVEHELADTTPCVVTAHGTTCQQRSVETTLQGLTDPAILGGTDPAGPLTGPLVVTIGKTVSNRAKLNWWESRALYGWTVLVPRTKDQAGEMSERLTSYGALPVEVPTIAVEPPRSPAQMERAVKGLVDGRFQWVVFTSTNAVRAVWEKFGEFGLDARAFSGVKIACVGESTADRVRAFGISPELVPAGEQSSLGLLDEFPPYDSIFDPVNRVLLPRADIATETLAEGLRERGWEIEDVTAYRTVRAAPPPAATREMIKTGGFDAVCFTSSSTVRNLVGIAGKPHARTIIACIGPKTAETAAEFGLRVDVQPETAAVGPLVDALAEHAARLRAEGALPPPRKKSRRR, encoded by the coding sequence ATGACGCGAGGGCGCAAGCCGAGGCCGGGCCGCATTACTTATGTGGGCTCTGGCCCAGGTGACCCGGGTCTGTTGACCACACGGGCCGCCGCGGTACTGGCGAACGCCGCCCTGGTGTTCACGGACCCCGATGTGCCTGAATCGGTGCTGGCACTGATCGGTAACGATCTGCCGCCCGTCTCCGGGCCGGCGCCCGCGACTGCAGTGGCCGACAATGCTGACGCTGCGACCGGCGGCCCCGCGGAGGGTGAGTCCGACCAGGCGGTCTCGGCGGTGGTCTCTAGTGGTCCGGACATCCGCCCGGCGCTGGGTGATCCCACCGAAGTTGCCAAAACGCTGACCGCCGAAGCCCGTTCGGGCGCCGACGTGGTGCGTTTGGTGGCCGGTGACCCGATGTCGGTGGACGCGGTGATCGCCGAGGTCAACGCCATTACCCGCAGCCACCTGCAGATCGAGATCCTGCCCGGTCTGGCGGCAACCAGCGCGGTCCCGACCTATGCGGGACTGCCCCTGGGCTCCGCGCACACGGTTGCCGACGTGCGTGGCGACGTGGACTGGGAGGCGCTGGCCGCCGCACCGGGTCCGCTGATCCTGCAGGCCACCGCGTCACATCTGGCTGACGCGGCCCGCACGCTGGTTGAGCACGAGCTGGCGGACACAACGCCGTGCGTGGTGACCGCGCACGGAACCACCTGCCAACAGCGCTCGGTGGAAACCACCCTGCAGGGGCTGACCGATCCGGCCATCCTGGGCGGAACCGACCCTGCCGGCCCGCTGACCGGGCCGCTGGTGGTGACCATCGGCAAGACCGTGAGCAATCGCGCCAAGCTGAACTGGTGGGAGAGCCGGGCACTGTACGGCTGGACCGTGTTGGTACCCCGAACCAAAGACCAGGCCGGCGAAATGAGCGAGCGGCTGACGTCCTACGGTGCCCTGCCGGTCGAGGTGCCGACGATCGCCGTCGAACCGCCGCGCAGCCCGGCGCAGATGGAACGCGCGGTTAAAGGCCTCGTCGACGGCCGGTTCCAATGGGTCGTGTTCACCTCCACCAACGCCGTGCGCGCGGTGTGGGAGAAGTTCGGCGAGTTCGGCCTGGACGCCCGGGCGTTCTCCGGAGTGAAGATCGCCTGTGTGGGCGAGTCGACTGCCGATCGGGTTCGCGCTTTCGGGATCAGCCCGGAGCTGGTCCCGGCCGGGGAACAGTCCTCGCTGGGCCTGCTGGACGAATTCCCGCCCTACGACAGCATTTTCGATCCGGTCAACCGGGTGTTGCTGCCGCGCGCTGACATCGCCACCGAGACGCTGGCCGAGGGGCTGCGCGAGCGTGGCTGGGAGATCGAGGACGTGACGGCCTACCGCACGGTGCGGGCCGCTCCGCCGCCGGCGGCCACCCGCGAGATGATCAAGACGGGCGGTTTCGACGCGGTCTGCTTCACCTCGAGTTCTACGGTGCGCAATCTGGTCGGTATCGCCGGTAAGCCGCACGCGCGGACCATCATCGCCTGCATCGGACCCAAGACCGCCGAAACGGCCGCCGAGTTCGGGCTCCGGGTGGATGTCCAACCCGAGACCGCCGCGGTGGGCCCGCTGGTGGACGCGCTGGCCGAGCACGCCGCCCGGCTGCGCGCCGAAGGAGCCCTGCCCCCGCCTCGCAAGAAGAGTCGCCGGCGCTAG
- a CDS encoding MmpS family transport accessory protein, translating into MRMIPVTSVVRRMWLLLAVMGVALVAGLGIYRLHRVFGVHEQPVVQAAADTDVPQFNPKYVTYEVYGPAPSARIAYLDPDAHVRQLSDVPLPWSQTVSTSLPAVSVNLLAQSNAEELSCRILVNGAVKDQRSVSRPKALTFCQVTSA; encoded by the coding sequence GTGAGGATGATTCCGGTTACCAGCGTTGTGAGACGAATGTGGCTGCTGCTTGCTGTCATGGGCGTGGCCCTTGTCGCCGGGCTTGGTATTTACCGGCTCCATCGCGTTTTCGGTGTTCATGAGCAACCCGTTGTCCAGGCGGCAGCGGATACCGATGTTCCGCAGTTCAATCCGAAGTACGTCACCTACGAGGTCTACGGCCCCGCCCCGAGCGCACGGATCGCTTACCTGGACCCCGACGCCCACGTGCGCCAACTGTCAGACGTGCCCCTGCCGTGGTCGCAAACCGTCTCGACCTCGCTGCCCGCGGTCAGCGTGAACCTCTTGGCGCAGAGCAATGCCGAAGAACTCAGCTGCCGAATTCTGGTCAACGGAGCCGTCAAGGACCAGCGATCGGTGAGCAGACCCAAAGCCCTCACCTTCTGCCAGGTGACATCCGCATGA